One segment of Leptospirillum ferrooxidans C2-3 DNA contains the following:
- a CDS encoding DsrE family protein, protein MSESQKHVVVLLVKSPEMTQFFLAIRMALAFLSTGARLTLFVMDDAVLGLLPRNYRDPASFPLAPVLSSGGEILVCQSTAEPRGLLAENLPRGVSFETQVHLGQLSSEADLFLPFL, encoded by the coding sequence GTGTCTGAAAGTCAAAAACATGTAGTCGTGCTTCTTGTCAAAAGTCCGGAAATGACCCAGTTTTTTTTGGCCATCAGAATGGCTCTGGCGTTTCTTTCGACAGGAGCCAGACTGACCCTTTTTGTCATGGATGATGCTGTCCTTGGGCTTCTTCCAAGAAACTACAGGGATCCTGCCTCGTTTCCTTTGGCTCCAGTCCTGTCTTCAGGAGGAGAAATTCTGGTATGCCAGAGTACAGCGGAACCAAGAGGTCTCCTGGCGGAAAATTTGCCTCGTGGGGTTTCCTTTGAGACACAGGTTCATTTGGGCCAATTGTCTTCCGAAGCAGATCTTTTTCTTCCCTTCCTTTAG
- a CDS encoding WD40/YVTN/BNR-like repeat-containing protein yields MTGSNGKNALKLGKTGFANKASMVLGTFAAFLLSVGVFVSPVSKAIASDDPKFGGWVFRDSLDISIPFNGLSFVSPSEGWVTGASGSILHTSDSGKTWTAQVSGTTHWLQSAAFVSPTKGWIVGNQGTILTTDDGGKTWVPQNSGVRFDLYTVTFLNPTEGFAGGFAGTLLHTTDGGATWKKVSTDTAQWIMSIFFLKSNPSNGWAVGQDGLVLVTTDGGATWSKKRNPVGKDLYGVYFSDATHGWAVGTHGIIEFSSNGGISWSIQNGMGVGPLGRGIEGDERELNDLHAITFVDDKTGYAVGVMGILLKTTDGGNHWSLIPSGTGLDLYNISFQGPGSGWIVGVGGMILHLGNS; encoded by the coding sequence ATGACAGGATCTAATGGTAAAAATGCATTGAAACTTGGGAAGACTGGTTTCGCAAATAAGGCATCTATGGTATTGGGTACGTTTGCTGCTTTCCTTCTGTCTGTAGGAGTTTTTGTCAGCCCTGTCAGCAAGGCCATCGCTTCGGATGATCCCAAATTCGGAGGATGGGTATTCAGGGACTCCCTTGATATCAGTATTCCTTTTAATGGACTTTCTTTTGTCAGCCCTTCGGAAGGCTGGGTAACGGGAGCTTCCGGTTCCATCCTTCACACATCCGATTCCGGGAAAACATGGACGGCTCAGGTTTCCGGAACAACCCACTGGCTTCAGTCAGCAGCATTTGTGAGCCCGACCAAGGGCTGGATCGTTGGGAACCAGGGCACAATCCTGACGACTGACGATGGTGGCAAAACTTGGGTCCCTCAGAACTCCGGTGTTCGATTTGATCTCTATACCGTGACCTTCCTGAATCCGACAGAAGGCTTTGCGGGAGGTTTTGCTGGGACGCTTCTCCACACAACCGATGGAGGGGCAACCTGGAAAAAGGTGTCTACAGATACAGCCCAATGGATCATGAGTATCTTCTTTCTGAAGAGCAATCCTTCAAACGGATGGGCAGTTGGTCAGGATGGCCTTGTTCTTGTTACAACAGATGGTGGTGCGACCTGGAGCAAGAAACGAAACCCGGTTGGGAAAGATCTTTATGGTGTCTATTTCTCTGATGCAACCCATGGTTGGGCGGTTGGTACGCATGGAATCATAGAGTTTTCCTCAAATGGAGGTATCTCCTGGTCCATCCAGAACGGGATGGGTGTTGGACCTCTTGGTCGAGGAATCGAAGGCGATGAACGGGAGCTGAATGACCTTCATGCGATCACTTTTGTGGATGATAAAACAGGCTATGCTGTCGGTGTTATGGGGATACTTCTGAAAACTACCGATGGTGGCAATCATTGGAGCCTGATTCCTTCAGGGACCGGCCTGGATCTTTATAATATTTCTTTTCAGGGACCAGGTAGCGGCTGGATTGTTGGTGTTGGAGGCATGATCCTTCACTTGGGGAATAGCTGA
- a CDS encoding ABC transporter permease, with protein sequence MKRLRGRLLGAIFLLWAVFTLTFFLSRFAPGNPFAGDRKLPPEIMANILAYYHLDRPLGVQYLEGLKHAIEGNFGMSFKNPGLSVNDIISRALPVSLTLGGVALVESLVLAILIGLAIALSGQKVSTAIRFFATSLVALPSFLLATVLIAVFSSYMGLLPPALWEGWRSLILPSFSISLAPAGYLARVFATSLSETMESPFYQAARGHGIARVFLLARHLVAPSLNGLLSILGPLAASLLTGSFVVESIFAIPGLGRVFVLSVMNRDYPMIMGTTMVYTVLLALMTLLGDWIVERVDPRIRAL encoded by the coding sequence ATGAAGAGGCTAAGGGGAAGGCTTTTGGGGGCGATCTTTCTATTGTGGGCCGTTTTTACCCTGACGTTTTTCCTGTCGCGATTTGCTCCCGGAAATCCTTTTGCCGGAGACAGGAAGCTTCCTCCAGAGATCATGGCCAACATTCTGGCCTATTACCATCTCGATCGTCCGCTTGGAGTCCAGTACCTTGAAGGATTGAAGCATGCCATCGAAGGCAATTTCGGCATGTCTTTTAAAAATCCGGGTCTGTCGGTAAACGATATCATTTCGAGGGCGCTTCCTGTTTCGCTGACTTTGGGGGGAGTGGCCCTTGTTGAGTCTCTTGTTCTTGCCATTCTCATAGGCCTTGCCATTGCGCTTTCAGGTCAAAAAGTCTCAACGGCGATCCGGTTTTTTGCGACATCGCTTGTTGCTCTTCCTTCCTTCTTGCTGGCAACGGTTCTAATCGCTGTTTTTTCAAGTTATATGGGTCTCCTGCCACCCGCCCTCTGGGAAGGCTGGAGATCTCTTATTCTGCCTTCCTTTTCCATCAGCCTTGCACCAGCGGGCTATTTGGCCCGAGTTTTTGCGACAAGTCTTTCAGAAACGATGGAAAGTCCCTTTTATCAGGCTGCAAGGGGGCATGGAATTGCCCGGGTTTTTTTGTTGGCACGCCATCTGGTGGCTCCATCCCTCAACGGTCTGCTGTCGATTCTGGGTCCCCTGGCGGCTTCTCTTTTGACAGGATCTTTTGTGGTGGAATCGATCTTTGCGATCCCGGGGCTCGGAAGGGTTTTCGTGTTGTCGGTCATGAACCGGGATTACCCTATGATCATGGGGACAACGATGGTCTATACGGTTCTCCTGGCGTTGATGACCCTTTTGGGAGACTGGATCGTGGAGAGAGTTGACCCCCGCATCAGAGCTTTATAG
- a CDS encoding gamma carbonic anhydrase family protein → MILPYKGILPKIAPSAWIAESAQVIGDTTIGKDSSIWFGAVVRGDVHRIRIGQRTNIQDLSVCHVTRNRFSLTIGSNVTVGHRVILHGCTLGNRILVGMGSIIMDGAVIGDDTIIGAGSLVTEGTIIPSGHLALGSPAKVKRTLTDEEKEWIRQSARHYISYSQNYKNSPYPISAK, encoded by the coding sequence ATGATCCTCCCTTATAAGGGTATTCTCCCCAAAATTGCTCCATCGGCATGGATTGCCGAATCAGCGCAGGTGATTGGGGACACAACAATCGGAAAAGATTCCTCCATCTGGTTCGGAGCGGTTGTCAGAGGGGACGTTCATCGAATCCGAATCGGGCAAAGAACCAACATTCAGGATCTATCCGTATGTCATGTCACAAGAAACAGATTTTCACTCACGATAGGGTCCAATGTCACCGTGGGCCATCGGGTCATTCTCCATGGGTGCACATTGGGCAACAGGATCCTTGTCGGCATGGGATCCATTATCATGGATGGAGCTGTTATCGGAGACGACACGATTATTGGAGCAGGCTCCCTGGTCACAGAAGGCACAATTATCCCGTCAGGGCATCTCGCCCTTGGCAGCCCGGCGAAAGTCAAGAGAACTCTGACAGATGAAGAAAAAGAGTGGATAAGACAATCGGCCCGCCACTACATCTCCTACAGCCAGAATTATAAAAACAGTCCTTACCCGATTTCAGCTAAATAA
- a CDS encoding ammonium transporter has translation MKSILSNRSSWIAGIALGLLAPVMAFADTTPTPPPPTIAAVASDTIWTVVAAVLVMFMQAGFVLLEAGLTRAKNAGHIAVKNIVIYSISSLVFWAVGFAICFGTGNSIIGTSGWGLDVADKDIATVFASLSFSDVPLSAKYLFEVVFCAVSLAIVWGGMAERTKFSTYIIFGVIFSAVIYPVVGHWIWGGGWLSTLGMQDFAGSTVVHLQGAGAALAGALLLGPRIGKYTKDGKSNAIVGHNIPFVVLGTFILWLGWFGFNPGSTLMATTPSVGYFAYIAMTTNLAAAAGALAAMFTAWKILGAPDMSMVANGAIAALVAITASCAFVDPWASVVIGAIAGVIAVVGVLAIDRIHIDDPVGAVSVHGMAGIWGTLSNGLFATPDRVKLLAVGTPGLFYGGGFHQLLVQAEGVSASLAYVFFVSLLVFYVIKVTIGLRVSEHDEVSGLDISEHKMWGYPEMFSGGFGGGTAPGELAGRSEMSMAQKPVTQRT, from the coding sequence ATGAAATCCATTTTATCCAATAGAAGTTCCTGGATTGCCGGGATTGCCCTTGGGCTTCTGGCCCCGGTTATGGCGTTTGCGGATACCACGCCCACGCCACCTCCACCGACGATTGCCGCGGTGGCCTCCGATACCATCTGGACGGTTGTGGCTGCTGTTCTCGTCATGTTCATGCAGGCAGGGTTCGTGCTTTTGGAAGCCGGTCTGACCAGAGCCAAGAATGCTGGCCATATCGCGGTCAAGAATATTGTCATCTACTCCATTTCCTCTCTGGTGTTTTGGGCAGTGGGTTTTGCCATCTGCTTCGGAACGGGAAACTCCATCATCGGAACCTCGGGATGGGGGCTCGATGTGGCGGACAAGGATATTGCGACTGTCTTCGCATCGCTCTCCTTCAGTGATGTTCCCCTGTCGGCCAAGTATCTCTTTGAGGTCGTGTTTTGCGCTGTCTCCCTGGCGATCGTCTGGGGTGGCATGGCAGAGCGTACAAAATTTTCCACCTACATCATCTTCGGCGTGATCTTTTCCGCGGTGATCTACCCGGTGGTCGGCCACTGGATCTGGGGTGGTGGATGGCTTTCAACTCTGGGGATGCAGGATTTCGCGGGATCGACCGTGGTTCATCTTCAAGGTGCCGGTGCGGCTCTGGCGGGTGCTCTCCTTCTCGGACCCAGGATCGGAAAATACACCAAAGACGGAAAATCCAACGCTATTGTTGGTCATAACATTCCTTTCGTGGTTCTTGGAACCTTCATTCTCTGGCTCGGGTGGTTCGGATTCAACCCGGGTTCCACATTGATGGCGACGACTCCTTCTGTCGGCTACTTTGCCTATATCGCCATGACCACAAACCTTGCGGCTGCGGCCGGTGCCCTGGCGGCGATGTTCACCGCCTGGAAGATTCTGGGTGCTCCTGACATGAGTATGGTTGCCAACGGTGCCATTGCTGCCCTTGTCGCCATTACCGCTTCCTGCGCCTTTGTCGATCCATGGGCCTCGGTTGTCATCGGTGCCATCGCCGGTGTCATTGCCGTAGTCGGTGTTCTTGCCATCGACCGCATTCATATCGACGATCCTGTCGGAGCGGTTTCTGTTCACGGTATGGCCGGTATCTGGGGTACTCTTTCCAACGGGCTTTTTGCAACCCCCGACCGTGTCAAGCTTCTGGCTGTCGGAACACCCGGCCTTTTTTATGGCGGTGGTTTCCATCAGCTTCTGGTTCAGGCGGAAGGCGTCAGTGCTTCCCTGGCCTATGTCTTCTTCGTATCGCTTCTCGTCTTCTACGTCATCAAGGTCACGATCGGACTTCGTGTCTCGGAGCATGACGAGGTCAGCGGTCTCGATATCAGCGAACACAAGATGTGGGGATATCCAGAGATGTTCTCCGGAGGATTCGGTGGTGGAACAGCCCCTGGTGAGCTTGCTGGCAGAAGTGAAATGAGCATGGCACAAAAGCCTGTGACTCAACGAACCTGA
- a CDS encoding outer membrane beta-barrel protein translates to MKRRFPEAKGRSAGVLSLAVASAMVLLAGLSSPHLSYGDSSSPQTTTTAPATSPAPVTPAAPVTPAPAATPAPAPDLILPSMNVHFKGFIDVYGQYNPTSASTTDFRAYDYGANSFNVNMAQLKFWRPDDDGIGFVLRADFGPGAYASAQNFSPGYFGALGGGHGGSATGSLASAGMPYSDFWLEEAYINFFVPDTNKELEAYAGQFQTLANFEVIQPTGNWMISDGYTFFLGPYTHTGVRMHYAPNATTNLYLGVNNGWNGNMQSNEGSYFQDIELGLVANPISWLNINFSGYLGPQVRNVYFDPLGLAGGVQNAAPYNESTPTWRNYGAFVVEVGPIDHLWFVTDDSYGWQAEGNVNSSGTPVGNATWYSSENFVRYDINDTMDVVARYEVYYDPNGFMTGMPGTAINDESIDYQWNFMPNVISRVEYRHDNANNPLFNNSFYNAGNRGPALYSQDTVDVELIYSF, encoded by the coding sequence ATGAAACGACGCTTTCCGGAAGCGAAAGGCCGATCTGCCGGGGTTTTGTCCCTTGCGGTCGCATCTGCGATGGTCCTTCTCGCCGGTCTATCCTCCCCGCATCTTTCTTATGGGGACAGCTCCTCTCCTCAAACGACGACAACGGCTCCGGCCACATCCCCGGCACCTGTCACTCCGGCAGCTCCCGTAACACCCGCTCCGGCAGCCACGCCAGCTCCAGCGCCGGATCTGATCCTTCCTTCGATGAATGTCCATTTCAAGGGCTTTATCGATGTGTACGGGCAATATAACCCGACCAGCGCATCGACAACGGATTTCCGGGCCTATGATTACGGTGCAAACTCCTTTAATGTCAACATGGCGCAGCTCAAGTTCTGGCGTCCGGACGACGACGGGATCGGCTTTGTTCTCCGCGCCGACTTTGGTCCAGGCGCCTACGCATCCGCCCAGAATTTTTCTCCGGGGTATTTTGGGGCGTTGGGGGGAGGGCATGGAGGAAGCGCTACAGGATCATTGGCCAGCGCTGGTATGCCTTACTCCGATTTCTGGCTGGAGGAAGCGTATATCAACTTCTTCGTTCCCGACACCAACAAGGAGCTTGAGGCCTATGCCGGACAGTTCCAGACACTGGCGAACTTCGAAGTGATCCAGCCCACCGGGAACTGGATGATCTCCGACGGCTACACCTTTTTTCTCGGACCCTATACCCACACCGGCGTCCGGATGCACTACGCCCCCAATGCCACCACGAATCTCTATCTCGGGGTGAACAACGGCTGGAACGGCAACATGCAGTCCAACGAAGGGAGCTACTTCCAGGATATCGAGCTTGGTCTGGTGGCCAACCCCATCTCCTGGCTGAACATCAACTTCTCCGGATATCTGGGCCCGCAGGTCAGAAACGTCTATTTTGATCCATTGGGGCTTGCTGGAGGTGTTCAAAATGCTGCTCCATATAATGAGAGTACACCAACATGGAGAAACTACGGTGCCTTTGTCGTCGAGGTGGGGCCGATCGACCATCTGTGGTTCGTCACTGACGATTCCTACGGCTGGCAGGCGGAAGGAAATGTCAACTCGTCCGGCACCCCTGTCGGAAACGCGACCTGGTATTCGAGCGAAAATTTTGTCCGCTACGACATCAACGATACGATGGATGTCGTTGCCCGTTACGAAGTCTATTATGATCCAAACGGTTTCATGACCGGCATGCCGGGAACCGCGATCAACGACGAGTCGATCGATTATCAGTGGAACTTCATGCCCAATGTCATCAGCCGGGTGGAGTATCGCCACGACAACGCCAACAATCCGCTTTTCAACAATTCATTTTATAATGCGGGTAACCGGGGTCCGGCACTCTATTCCCAGGACACCGTCGATGTAGAATTGATCTACTCGTTCTAG
- a CDS encoding trans-sulfuration enzyme family protein: MKNKKNYLTPGPRTKCIHTSGPEDPWRALTPPLYQTSTFTFPDFDQVDRVLKGEEEGFVYGRMGNPTTERFETLVSELEGGEKTRAFASGMGAISAILIHLTKSRPEMAFPKVLYGGTRAFIEKYLIPQGCLIHWFDPREEGWGEELSRRLSPKTAAVFAETPSNPVMTVIDLGRLSGIAKSAGVPLVVDNTFATPILQKPLALGADIVVHSATKYLGGHGDLLGGTVTGNASLMERLSFEEGSYLGATLSPFHSWLLLRGMKTLPLRMEAHCRGAMNIAEFLSHHPMVKSVHYPGLPGDPGHKVAALQMKGFGGMLSFSLGDDQKARKVASRLEFFKIAVSLGDPESLIEHPASLSHRQMSPEGRMALGIDPGFLRVSVGLEDPEDLILDLKRALEA, translated from the coding sequence TTGAAGAATAAAAAAAACTATCTGACCCCGGGTCCCCGGACAAAATGCATCCATACAAGCGGTCCGGAGGATCCCTGGCGTGCGCTGACGCCTCCGTTGTACCAGACGTCAACGTTTACTTTTCCCGATTTTGATCAGGTGGACCGGGTTCTCAAGGGGGAGGAGGAGGGGTTTGTCTACGGAAGAATGGGAAACCCGACGACCGAGCGTTTCGAGACTCTTGTCTCCGAGCTCGAGGGGGGAGAAAAAACACGGGCATTTGCCTCCGGAATGGGTGCCATATCTGCCATCCTGATCCATTTGACGAAAAGCCGTCCCGAGATGGCTTTTCCAAAGGTCCTTTACGGGGGGACGAGGGCATTCATTGAAAAATATCTGATCCCCCAAGGGTGCCTGATCCACTGGTTCGATCCACGGGAAGAAGGATGGGGAGAGGAGCTCTCTCGAAGACTTTCCCCGAAAACCGCTGCCGTGTTCGCGGAAACCCCTTCGAATCCGGTGATGACGGTCATCGATCTGGGGAGACTGTCCGGAATCGCCAAAAGTGCAGGGGTTCCACTGGTTGTGGACAATACCTTTGCGACTCCTATCCTTCAGAAGCCTCTCGCCCTTGGCGCCGATATCGTGGTCCACAGTGCCACGAAATATCTGGGCGGCCATGGAGACCTTCTTGGAGGGACTGTTACAGGGAACGCTTCCCTGATGGAACGACTTTCTTTTGAAGAGGGTTCCTATCTGGGCGCGACGCTTTCCCCCTTTCACTCATGGCTTCTCCTTCGGGGGATGAAAACCCTTCCCCTCCGGATGGAAGCCCATTGCCGGGGAGCGATGAATATTGCCGAATTCCTGTCGCATCATCCCATGGTGAAGTCCGTTCATTACCCGGGGCTTCCCGGAGACCCGGGACACAAGGTGGCCGCTTTGCAGATGAAAGGTTTTGGAGGGATGCTTTCTTTCTCTCTCGGGGATGATCAAAAGGCAAGAAAAGTCGCTTCCAGACTTGAATTTTTCAAGATTGCGGTGAGTCTTGGTGATCCCGAGAGCCTGATCGAGCATCCCGCTTCATTGAGCCATCGTCAGATGTCGCCCGAAGGCCGGATGGCCCTGGGGATCGATCCGGGTTTTTTGAGAGTGTCTGTTGGACTTGAGGATCCGGAGGATCTGATCCTGGATTTGAAAAGAGCACTGGAAGCGTAG
- a CDS encoding HAD family hydrolase: MIRAVLFDFNGVIIDDERVHLDLFVEVLSPYGVVVDRDLYWKEFLGMDDRGALSGLWSSHFGKPPEDQILCELIEKKAKIYMERLSSGLPLYNGVLSLVTDLSHIYPMGIVSGALRPEIEGTLSQNGLMECFQFIVSAEDTERGKPDPEGYVKGFSRLALMDCLEGLSHDEVLVIEDSVQGVEAAKRAGLKAFAVCHTYSPQSFFHADRVYPDVGKIQLQDVLSLP, from the coding sequence ATGATCAGGGCTGTTCTGTTTGATTTTAATGGGGTCATTATTGATGATGAGCGGGTGCATCTTGATCTTTTTGTAGAAGTCCTTTCTCCTTATGGAGTTGTTGTCGACAGGGACTTGTATTGGAAAGAGTTTCTGGGGATGGACGACAGGGGTGCTCTATCAGGCCTTTGGTCCAGCCATTTTGGAAAGCCCCCTGAAGATCAGATACTCTGTGAACTGATTGAAAAAAAAGCGAAAATTTATATGGAGAGACTCTCTTCAGGTCTCCCTCTGTATAACGGCGTTTTATCCCTGGTGACGGATCTGTCCCATATTTATCCCATGGGAATTGTTTCGGGGGCCCTTCGCCCAGAAATTGAGGGGACTCTTTCTCAAAACGGTTTGATGGAGTGTTTTCAATTTATTGTCAGCGCTGAGGATACGGAAAGAGGGAAGCCGGATCCCGAAGGGTATGTAAAAGGCTTCTCCCGTTTGGCCTTGATGGACTGCCTGGAAGGGCTTTCTCATGACGAGGTTCTGGTGATTGAAGATTCTGTCCAGGGCGTGGAAGCAGCAAAGCGCGCGGGGTTAAAAGCATTTGCCGTTTGCCATACCTACTCGCCACAATCTTTTTTCCATGCGGACAGGGTTTATCCGGATGTCGGGAAGATCCAGCTTCAGGATGTGCTTTCGCTGCCCTGA
- a CDS encoding ABC transporter permease: MRIVKGKIRPVWIISLLIAFLSVPILLHFSQTILNPQTQNAKEVLCPPGTPGHLLGCDFLGRDNLSRLLSGSTVSLGIGLMVGFLSTIIGTMWGVLSGATGGVVDQVMMRILEVWFALPEILIATILLLVLGHGAMAVVVALTFGGWMGVARVIRGETLRIREQLYMEASRSVGTRPSWMILKHFIPNLLPVMGVLLLFRIPGGILGESTLSFLGLGISPPHSSWGTLVNEGFKALPMTPWVLLWPALAIVATLLSFQWIAEKIGRSPS, from the coding sequence ATGAGGATCGTTAAAGGGAAGATTCGACCGGTCTGGATCATTTCGCTCCTCATTGCATTTCTCTCAGTTCCTATCCTCCTGCATTTCTCCCAAACGATTTTGAATCCCCAGACACAGAATGCAAAAGAGGTTTTGTGTCCTCCTGGAACGCCCGGTCATCTACTTGGATGTGATTTTCTGGGGAGGGACAATCTCTCAAGGCTTCTTTCAGGTTCAACGGTTTCGTTGGGGATCGGACTGATGGTCGGATTCCTTTCCACGATTATCGGAACCATGTGGGGAGTTCTTTCCGGAGCTACGGGTGGTGTTGTGGACCAGGTGATGATGAGAATCCTTGAGGTCTGGTTTGCTCTTCCGGAAATCCTGATCGCAACAATTCTCCTTCTTGTTCTGGGACATGGGGCAATGGCTGTTGTCGTCGCATTGACCTTTGGTGGATGGATGGGGGTTGCGAGGGTGATTCGTGGGGAGACGCTCAGGATCAGGGAGCAGCTTTATATGGAAGCCTCCCGTTCTGTTGGAACAAGACCTTCCTGGATGATCCTGAAGCACTTTATTCCAAATTTGTTGCCGGTGATGGGAGTCCTTCTTCTGTTTCGAATTCCGGGTGGGATCTTAGGAGAGTCAACCCTCAGCTTTTTGGGGTTGGGGATATCTCCTCCCCACTCCAGCTGGGGGACTCTGGTGAACGAGGGATTCAAGGCGCTTCCAATGACCCCATGGGTTCTTTTGTGGCCGGCGCTGGCGATTGTGGCTACGCTTTTATCCTTCCAGTGGATTGCAGAAAAAATTGGGAGATCCCCATCATGA